The following nucleotide sequence is from Acinonyx jubatus isolate Ajub_Pintada_27869175 chromosome E3, VMU_Ajub_asm_v1.0, whole genome shotgun sequence.
AGGAtgacacaccccccccccccccccccccgtcctcaGCCACCTGCAGCCCTTGGCCTCCGGCTTGTACATCTGTGAGGTTAGACAATAGTTTTGAAACATGAACTCCTGCTTTTCACCCCAGACTAGTTTTGGGGGGCGGTCTGGATGGTGTCCACTGCTCCAGAGGAGGGTCATTATCAGCAAAAGGCACAGGAAAGGCTTTGGAGTTCCAAAGCGTTGGACTTAAGGGGGCTTATGACAGGGAGCAAGAACAGTTGATGCGTCAGAGAAGGGCCTCCTGCCCTTGAGGCTGGGACAATTTCCCAGGCTCTGGAAGGGGAGGAATGGAGTGGGCCCTGGGGAGAGAAGCTGGTCAGGCCTGGGGTCCAAGCCTGGGAGCCCCCACCAGTACCCCGCATGGCAAGTCTCATTCTCCATCACGGCCTAGGAGCCATTGCTATAGAAGCCATGTTGGTGCCCACAAACCACACAGCCCCCGTCAGCAAGTGGGGTACCACCGAGTGGAGATACCGAGGGGCTGTGGGGACAGATATGCTGGCCCCCCAGGGCCTCCCCAAGTTCTgtcatggagccacccaggccaccctctGATGGTCCAACAGGACCACCTTTGGGGCTATCCACCTTACCTAAGGGGACATTCCTTGTGACGACATCTTTCAACCCCATAGTGCCCACCTACGTTAACCCCAGACAAAGGAGTGGCCCTGGACACccagtggtggggggtgggaggggtgcttAGAAGGAAAAGCCTGAACACAGATACTGAGGAGGCAGTGCCCAGAGCCCGAACAGGAGAAGacacccatctcccccaccctgctGGACCGGGGTAGAGTGGGGGCTGTTTCTGACTCACCCCTGTGACTCCAGTGCCCTGCCCAGGGCCTGATAAACATTaggtgcacaataaatatttattggcctAAATGAAACATGAGGCTATAGAGATGAGGCCCACGCTGTCCGATGACTGAGCcagtccccacccccaatctCCCCCTCCCGACTCACCTGCTAGTGACCACTCTGGGGTGACGATGTGACCGAAACTGGCCGATGGGATGAAGAACTCCTGGCCCTGGGCTTCCAATAAGGCTTTTGTGATGATGAATAGTCTGAGCTGGCCTAGCGTTTTGCCCTTTCCCCTTCATCCTGTCCTGTTGGGAGGTGCAGCAGCCATGAAGAGGTGACAGTCAGGAGCGCAAAGGCCTCCGTGCAAAAGgtggcagagaaggaagatgacAAAAGCCTGGGTCACTGATGGCATAAGTGAGCCTCTGACCCGACTGCCCAGTCTCAGCTTTCTGTACGAGTCTCGTAAATCTCTCTGTGTTTTAGCTGCAGCTTCGCACGTATTCTGTTCTGTCAGCTGAGCACAACGGACTCACGACACATTCACCGGACACCGTTGGACTAAAACAGATTTGGGTTTGGATCTTGGCAGGTGACAGCTGACATCTGGGTTTCCTCCCCTACCTCCACTCCCCCAAAACTGCTCTTGCCAAGGTCACCGTGTCAATGAAGGGAAATGACGTTATTGTAACGGACAATCCTGAAATCGTGGCTCAACACAATGAAGTGGGTTTCTTGTTCATGTTACAGTCCCatgcaggtgggggcgggggaggtggatTGCACTACACACAATCATTTAGGGTCCCTGACTTCGTCGTCTGGCAGCCCCACTCTCCTCTGGACGCCTGGACCCTGTTCCATGGAGGATTGGATAGGAAGTGTTTATGGTCCAGGTCTGGAAATAAAGCACTTTACCGAGATCTGCCTTCTATCGGCCGGAATTCAACCACACGGACACGCCAACATACAAGGGAGGCTGGGGCACGTTGTCTAACTCAGGGAGAGGTGGTAAATTTGGCCACCGGTGTATGCTGTCAGGGTCTCCCTTGGCCCCCAAAGACCTCCACATCCCTATATCCAGGGCTCACTTCCAAAGCCTCATTTTACGCCACCTCTTGACACGCCTCAGTGTTGGCCATTCCTCATCTCTTTGAGACTCTTCTGTTCTTGGCATCCTTCCCAACTTCTCTGGGTTTTCTCCAGCTCTCCTAGACACTCCTCTTCCACCCTGAAGGGTTAGGGGTCCTCAGGTTCCATCCTTCTCTTCTCATCCTTTCTTATCTCTCCCTGCACATCCCACCATTATTGGCTGCCTCAATCACTGGCTATACTCGTGACCCTGAATCTGTCTCCCGCCTGTCCTGTCTCCTGAGCTCAAGACTCTGGCATTAAACATCCTCCTGGACATCTTCACGTAGACCCCTCAAACTCAACAACCCCAAGCGGTTAATATCCTCTTTGCCCCCAAACCTGATCCTCCTCCCGGGCTTCCCTGGCTGTGAAAGGCACCATCATCCACCCAAAGTCTCAACTCCCAACGACTCGCTTCCCCAGGCCACGCGCTCTCAATCACCAAAGCCCTGCTGCCTCGACCGCCTAAACGTCTCTGACCTTCATCCACTCCTCTCCACAGCCATGACCGCTACCCAAGTTCATGCTACCATCACCTCCCTCCTGGACACCTGTAACAAACTCCCAAACTCCACCTGTCCAAACTCTGATCCCCAAGGGTCCTCTAGGCTAGTGCTTCTGAAACTTCAGCTGCATAGAAATCAGCTGGAGAGTTTGTTTAAAGTAGATTTctgggggcgccttggtggttcagtccattaagtgtctgacctgatttcagctcaggtcatgatctcactgctcatgagtttgagccccacgtcaggctctgtgctgagagtgtggagcctgcttgagattctctctccctccctgtctctgtctccctctgcccttcccccactttctctttctctctctcaagatatcttttcttcttttgtcgtttaaattttttaacgcttatttctttttgagagaggcagaatacgagaggaggaggggcagagagagacagagacacagaatccaaaacaggttccaggctccaagctgtcagtacagagccgacACTGAGCTTGAacctatgagctgtgagatcatgacctgagccaaagtcaagacactcaacccactgagccacccaagtgcccgctctctaaaaataaataaacttaaaaaaaaaaaaagtagatttctgggcccctcccagccccccctcccccccaccccgcaatcAGATTCTCATTCTATTGGTCTGGAATGGGGCTCAAGAATTGCATTTCTAAAAACCTCCCCTAAGGGGGTCCCCTGGAGCAACCAGAGCTAAAGATGCTGTAGCAGAGGATGCAAGTTTTGGGACCATACTTTGAGCAGCAAGGATCTCCGCGCTGTCCAAAACGGAGGCCACTAGCCACAGATGGCTATTTAAATTACTAAggcaaaataaaactcaaaattcagttcctcagtagcactagccacatttcaaatgctcaatgcCACATGTAGCTACTGTATTGAAAAGCGTACagtatagaatatttccattacCACAGAAAGTTATGCAGGATAGCGTTGCCCAGGCCGTGGGGACCGTTCTAAAAATGAAGGCTGATCCTGGGCaaaccccccccttttttttaattttttaaggtttatttatttttgagaggggggaggggcagagagagggagacacagaagctgaagaaggctccaggctctgagctgtcagcacagacctagGCCCCCCTCTTCCCCCTAAGATTTCAGAGGCTCTCACTTCCTAATGAAGGATATCGAGAGCCCGGAGGGCACAGAGATGCTCCTAAACGCGGATACCCTGAAAACGCTTCGGAAAGTCTGTATCTCCCCGGGCTAGAAAGAGGCCAAGAACTTTGAGCTCGTTGGCTGGTAGCGGGGGCGGCTGCCAGCGCTTTCCTTTGATTGGGTACTTTCTCATAGCGGAAAGCCAATCAtccagggaggtgggggcggggcccggcTCGCCGTACAGGCCCCGCCCCGAGTTCCGGCTCTAAGCACCGCGGGAGAGTCCGATTGGCGGTGAGTTCTGACCCTTTACCTGCTTAAAGACCATTAGGTCCAGGACGCCAGCTCACCGCTTAAAGAGTGGGGAGGTAGGGTCATGTCCTCCCTCCGGCCACAGggagcacccctcccccaagccctgAACTCCCTCTGTGTCTCGCCCTCTGTGTGTTCAGTGTCACCGCCTGTGAAATGGGattgggtgggaggggtgggaatgGGAGAAATTGCAGTGTCCCTCGGACACCAAGGCTGTGTCCCCGCAGGAGGATGGCGCAGGAGGAGGGCGGGAGCCTGTCCGAAGTGCGGGCCCGGGTGGGGGCATCACATGGCATCACCGACCTGGGCCACAAGCTGCACTTCTATGACCGCTGGGCTCCAGACTATGACCAGGTAAACTGGCCaggctccttcccctctctcctcttgctTGCCCAGCCTCAACTTTCCTATCTCTAAAGAGGGAATAATTTGCTTTGCATCATCGCAGGTTGGCTTGTGAGAATGAGGTGAGACCCTGCAGTCCTGCCTCCTCAAGGACTGGCCCCCTCTTCGGCTCATCCACGTTAGCTCTGCCCTCTGACCAGCCCCATGTTTCCATATTGGCAGCCCCTTGAAAAATCAGGAAACAAGACCTCTCTACCCTGGGACTGCACCTGGAGGAGGTGCCAATaagcatgcgcgcgcgcgcgcgcgcgcacacacacacacacacacacacacacacacacacacagcttggcCTGTTTGATTCCTAGACCACCCTACACAGAGGTCACCCAAACACTGGGGCACGGGGTGCCGGTCAGCTCAGTACTCTGTCCCCAGGATGTGGCCGCCCTGCAGTACCGCGCCCCCCGCCTCGCAGTAGACTGCCTTACCCAAGCCCTTCTGGGCCCACCCCATGCTGCCCTGATCCTGGATGTGGCCTGTGGCACCGGCCTGGTGGCTGCTGAGGTGAGGCCTCCCCACATCCCCTGTCCTCTCTTCAACTCCCCACTCGCTCAAATTTcctcccacccctggccccaGAACTCTGCCTCCCTGCTCAGACTCACCGGTCCCAAACACGTGGACTACATTTACTGCGGAGCCTGCTGCCCTCCCCAGGTGCAGGGACCCAGTTGGGAGATGGCAGGTGTGAACTGTGACTGAGTCCCCCCACCTTAGCTGCAGGCTCGGGGCTTCCTCCAGCTGCATGGGGTGGATGGGAGCCCAGGGATGCTGGAACGGGCCCGAGCCCGTGGCCTCTACCAGAATCTCAGCCTCTGCGTCCTGGGCCAGGAGCCTCTGCCCAGTTCTGAAGGTACTTCCCttcccacccaggcaccttgacaGTGAGTGCCCTTCTCTTGTCCAGCCTCCATCCTCCTTGCTGAGCCCTTCACAAGCCCCCGCCCACACTGAGCCCTATGAACCCCCACCGGgaccctctctgagcccctgtgAGCCCCTCTCTCTGAGCCCTCTACCCCGTGATCTGATGTCATCCCTGTGGGTATCATGAGGCCACACCAAAGACAGACCCCACACTCCACACAGGGACCTTCGATGCGGTACTGATGGTGGGTGCCCTCAGCGATGGCCAGGTGCCCTGCAGTGCGATACCTGAGCTTCTGCGAGTTACCAAGCCAGGTGAGGAGCAGGTCCATCCAACCCCACGTGAAtgccttcccccccgccccccccccccccccccgcacacccACAGACCCACTAACCTCCGAATGTCTCAGGCTAAGCGAGGGGCAGGgtcctgcccagggtcacacagcctaGCCTAGCTTCCCAGCCACCAGCTGCCACCATCAACAGACCCAGGAAAGCAGGCAGGGCAGACCGGTAGCCAGCTTGCCCTCTTATCCACTGGGCAGCTCCACTCCCCCTGGCTCTGTTTCCTCGCCTCTGAGCGGTGACAGAGCCCCTTCCCCAATGGATCGCAGTGAGCGCTGAGTGAAAAGACGTGTCTGAGGCCTTTGCTCCAGTCCTAGCACTCAGTGGGGGCTCAGTTCAGTTCCCTCGTCTTCCGGCTCCCTCACGAACTCACTGACAACTGTCAGGTGAGTCTCTTGCTCTTTCCTggtctcagtgtcctcatctgtgaaatgggctgcTCAGGTGAGATGATAGACGTGAGCACTTTTTGTAACCTCCACCCGTGGGTTGATGTGCAGCTAAGGGTTGTGTTTACTGTGCTCCTCCTGTGTGCCTTGTCCCGCGCTGGCCTCTGCTCTGGAGGGGGGGTACGCACCCTGCCCTCTGGGCTTCGATCACCAACCCACTGCACCCCACTGCACCCCAGGAAGGGGCGTGGGGAAAAGGACCAGGGCACACACTCTGAGAATTCAGGGAAGAGAGGCATTTCCGGGGGacaggcggggggaggggggcgctgaCGGCAGTGGGCACAGGAACACAGCCACAGGCCAAAACAGGTCAGGAAGACAGCCACGGGGAGtcagaggcagaaaggagcaTGGGGGACTGAGCAGGCAGGTGCTGAGGCCCTGACTTGGCTGCAGGATGGGCTCAGGAAGCCCCAAAGTGGGCCTGTGGCAGCAAGGCCGcatcctctccctgtccccctcgCCTCCACTGCCAGGAGCCGGGCCTGTGGCTAAGCCTGGGCAGGTCTGGGCAGGCTTCAGCCTCAGGGAGCAGGGTCTTCgatggggtcagagagagaggtagtgaTGGGGCTCAAGAGAACAGGAAACCCCCATTGGCATAACCAGCCCCACCCGCGCTTGTCAGGCCCCTGAGCTGGCTAGAGCCCCGTCTGCTGCGCCCCTGTCACAGGCTCCCCTGCTTCGGAGCCTTTCCTCTCACGGAGCCCCAGCCACCCACCCTGCAGGGCCCAGCTTCTCCTCCccgcttcctccaggaagccttccagacACTGGCCTCTTCTACATGTATCTGAGCCCGCACTGGGCACGCTATAGGTGTCTAGGGAACACCAGAAAGGATatgtcactcattcattcagccgGCGCTTAATGTGGTCCTTCCTGTGAGACCCGGAAACGAGCCCCACTCTGTAAGCTGGGAAActgcagctcagagaggtgatgGGACTTACCCAAGGTCTCAAGTGCTTCCTTCCCGTGCATCCAGACACACCACATCCTCCGGCAGAGGGGCTGGGTGAGCACTGAGGAGGGAGTCCCCTCTGTCCAGGGGATTAAGCCAAGAGTTCCCAGCATAAAGGACGCGTGAGCCTGGAAGTTGGTATAGGAGGCTGAAAACGCAGAAGGATATTCCTTGAGGCAGGAACAGTGAGCAGCAAAGGCATGGAGATAGGAAAAggctggcaggggtgggtggggaaccggtgggggtggtggtggtggggagaatgtACGCCCTTGGGGGAAGAGCAGGAAAGATAACCTTTCCCGGAAGGGGTGGGCCTAGAGCCTGGAACCagggctcctgcccctcccccactcacctcttccccccccacccacgcCCCCGTCTCTCCCTAGGAGGGCTGGTGTGTCTGACCACCCGGACCAACCCGTCCAACCTTCACTACAAGGAGGCCCTGGAGGCTACCCTGGACAGGCTGGAGCAGGCCGGGGCGTGGGAACGCCTAGTGGCCTGGCCTGTGGACCAGTGGGAACTGGCCACATCCGAGCTTGAGGTGGTGCCCAGAACTTCTGACAGCGATGGCTTCATCTCTGGCATCGTCTACCTG
It contains:
- the METTL27 gene encoding LOW QUALITY PROTEIN: methyltransferase-like protein 27 (The sequence of the model RefSeq protein was modified relative to this genomic sequence to represent the inferred CDS: inserted 2 bases in 1 codon); amino-acid sequence: MAQEEGGSLSEVRARVGASHGITDLGHKLHFYDRWAPDYDQDVAALQYRAPRLAVDCLTQALLGPPHAALILDVACGTGLVAAELQARGFLQLHGVDGSPGMLERARARGLYQNLSLCVLGQEPLPSSEGTFDAVLMVGALSDGQVPCSAIPELLRVTKPGGLVCLTTRTNPSNLHYKEALEATLDRLEQAGAWERLVAWPXWTSGNWPHPSLRWCPELLTAMASSLASSTCTESRRGPRWRE